The following proteins are encoded in a genomic region of Phragmites australis chromosome 9, lpPhrAust1.1, whole genome shotgun sequence:
- the LOC133928220 gene encoding disease resistance protein RGA5-like encodes MEPTIAASSPGLGAMLSIPGKLESLLSRPELGLHKEERNKLRVLVGDVQELMDKYLLEPSEVEVPAFTANCWVKEVRELSYDIDDFVDELVHARVVPRSKASRLQEKRRRRRRWIADEISGFRTRVKEAIQRYKRYLGSCEMRPARCSDGSPPPAPPPPAPLDGGEPCRLVGMNRSSMEELCGWLADDGQPGRKVVTIVGFGGVGKTTLAKELYRKFGWQFECMAFVRTSRKPDMRRLLTSIFLQVRRLRHQPPHALGPHDLVDEIKAYLKDKKYFIIIDDLWASSTWDIVNRALPKGNCCSRILTTTEVDFVAQTCCADNSKYIFRMEPLSEDESMELFFSRIFGHQSECPQHLKEVSYEIIKRSGGLPLAVISTASLLARQPTSVEQWNCIKNSLSCDLEGIEQVLSLGYNNLPHHLKACMLHLSLYEEDFIILKYDLANQWIDEGLICTMEGNDKEEVARSYFDELVNRGMIQPVDIGYNDEVLSCTVHYIILDFIKYKSIEENFITAIDHSQTAIRLADKVRRLSLHFGNAEDAATPANLRLQQVRTLAFFGLFNCKPSIVEFKLLQVLILQLSVDHDDINYDLTEISELFRLRYLYVNACHLHVNLPVQMQRLKDLATLKIEARVSAVPSDIVDLPSLRHLLLPSEAKLPHGIDHMTSLHTLGHFDLSSNSIDNMMDLRDLTNLQDLHLTCSTVQSNELRNNMKCLGSILAKLRNLKSLTLVPADSPHVSTRDDDDADDDDASSTSISFDGFSSVSSPPAVLRRFELSRRCCILPRLPEWTKELANLCILKIAVGELLRHDILGGLPALTALSLYIQTAPKERIIFGRAGFLVLRYFKFRCSVPWLKFEADAMPKLRKLKLGFNAHRFDQHGSKPISIERLSGLKEIYAKIWGAGADAESALTTVVNNDPSNPRINVQLVDRVRYGDASTRAMWNSKKNKVQGQ; translated from the exons ATGGAGCCTACGATCGCTGCTTCTTCGCCGGGACTGGGAGCCATGCTCTCCATTCCTGGGAAGCTTGAGTCGTTGCTTTCGAGGCCCGAGTTGGGGCTGCACAAGGAAGAGAGGAACAAGCTCCGTGTCCTCGTTGGCGATGTCCAAGAATTAATGGACAAGTACCTATTGGAGCCGTCAGAGGTGGAGGTCCCTGCCTTCACGGCCAACTGCTGGGTGAAAGAGGTGCGGGAACTGTCGTACGACATCGACGACTTCGTCGACGAGCTCGTCCACGCCCGCGTCGTCCCCCGTTCTAAGGCCTCTCGGCTTCAGGAGAAGCGGAGACGGCGGCGCCGGTGGATTGCCGACGAGATCTCAGGATTTAGGACTCGTGTGAAGGAGGCTATTCAACGGTATAAGCGCTATCTTGGTAGCTGCGAGATGCGGCCTGCCAGGTGCTCAGATGGAAGCCCGCCTCCGGCTCCCCCTCCACCTGCACCGCTAGACGGGGGGGAGCCTTGCCGCCTTGTTGGTATGAACAGGAGCTCCATGGAAGAGCTTTGCGGCTGGCTGGCTGATGATGGACAACCGGGGCGCAAGGTGGTCACCATTGTAGGATTTGGAGGCGTCGGCAAGACCACCCTCGCCAAAGAACTATACCGTAAGTTTGGATGGCAATTCGAGTGCATGGCTTTTGTACGGACATCTCGGAAACCAGACATGAGGAGGCTTCTCACTAGCATATTCTTACAAGTTCGACGGCTGCGGCACCAGCCCCCCCATGCTTTGGGGCCGCATGATCTGGTCGACGAGATCAAGGCATACCTAAAGGATAAGAA GTACTTCATTATAATTGATGATTTATGGGCTTCCTCAACGTGGGATATTGTTAATCGTGCTTTGCCAAAGGGTAATTGTTGCAGCAGGATCCTAACTACTACCGAAGTTGACTTTGTAGCCCAGACATGCTGTGCTGATAACTCCAAGTATATCTTTAGGATGGAACCACTTAGTGAAGATGAGTCAATGGAATTATTTTTCAGTAGAATTTTTGGTCATCAGTCTGAATGTCCTCAACACCTCAAGGAAGTTTCCTATGAAATCATAAAAAGAAGTGGTGGTTTACCGCTAGCAGTTATTAGTACAGCCAGTCTTTTAGCACGCCAGCCAACCAGTGTAGAGCAATGGAATTGCATAAAGAATTCACTGAGTTGCGATTTGGAAGGGATAGAGCAAGTTTTGAGCCTTGGTTACAACAATCTTCCTCATCATTTGAAAGCATGCATGCTACATTTGAGTCTATATGAAGAGGACTTCATAATCTTGAAGTATGACTTGGCGAATCAGTGGATAGATGAAGGTTTAATCTGTACAATGGAAGGGAATGACAAGGAGGAAGTTGCACGAAGCTATTTTGACGAGCTTGTTAACAGGGGAATGATCCAACCTGTAGATATCGGCTACAACGATGAAGTGTTATCCTGTACAGTGCATTACATAATACTTGACTTTATTAAATACAAGTCAATAGAAGAGAATTTCATCACTGCAATAGATCATTCTCAGACTGCTATACGACTTGCTGATAAGGTCCGTCGACTATCTCTTCATTTTGGCAATGCAGAAGATGCAGCAACACCAGCAAATTTGAGACTACAACAAGTTCGAACGCTTGCCTTTTTTGGACTCTTCAACTGTAAACCTTCCATTGTTGAGTTTAAGCTTCTCCAAGTTTTAATCCTTCAGTTATCAGTTGATCATGATGACATAAATTACGACCTTACTGAGATATCGGAACTTTTTCGACTGAGATATTTGTATGTCAACGCATGCCATTTGCATGTTAATCTACCAGTGCAGATGCAACGGTTGAAAGATTTGGCGACACTGAAAATAGAAGCAAGAGTAAGTGCTGTTCCATCAGATATTGTTGATTTGCCATCTCTGAGGCACCTCCTCCTTCCAAGCGAAGCTAAGTTGCCCCATGGCATTGACCACATGACATCTCTTCACACTCTAGGGCATTTTGATCTCAGCAGTAACTCAATAGACAATATGATGGACCTTCGCGACCTGACCAATCTACAGGATCTTCATCTCACATGTTCTACAGTACAGTCTAATGAACTCAGGAACAATATGAAATGCCTTGGTTCAATTCTTGCAAAACTCAGAAACCTCAAGTCTCTAACTTTGGTACCTGCAGACTCCCCTCATGTATCTACtagggatgatgatgatgctgatgatgatgatgcttcaAGCACGAGCATTTCTTTTGATGGCTTCAGCAGCGTGTCATCTCCTCCGGCCGTTCTTCGGAGATTTGAGTTGTCGCGGCGCTGTTGCATCTTACCCCGCCTACCTGAGTGGACCAAAGAACTTGCTAATCTCTGCATTTTAAAGATTGCAGTTGGTGAGCTGTTGAGACATGATATTCTTGGTGGATTGCCTGCACTCACTGCTCTCTCGCTATATATCCAGACAGCGCCTAAAGAAAGGATTATCTTTGGCAGGGCAGGATTCTTAGTTCTGAGGTACTTCAAGTTCAGGTGCAGTGTACCTTGGCTCAAATTTGAGGCGGATGCAATGCCTAAGCTCCGGAAGCTCAAGCTAGGCTTCAATGCGCACAGATTTGATCAACATGGTTCCAAACCAATCAGCATCGAGCGCTTGTCAGGCCTTAAAGAGATATATGCAAAAATCTGGGGTGCAGGTGCTGATGCAGAGTCTGCCTTGACGACTGTCGTTAACAATGATCCAAGCAATCCTAGAATCAACGTCCAATTGGTGGACCGTGTTCGTTATGGTGACGCAAGTACGAGGGCAATGTggaattctaaaaaaaacaaagtacAAGGGCAATAG